The nucleotide window GCGTCCTCGCCCCGGATTCAGAAGGCTTCCTTCACCGGCGAAACCACCACTGGCCGCCTGATTATGCAGTACGCGGCCGAAAACCTGATTCCGGTGACCATGGAGCTGGGCGGCAAGTCGCCGAACGTGTTCTTCAAATCGGTGATGGATGCCGACGACGACTTCCTCGACAAGGCCATTGAAGGCGCCGTGATGTTTGCCCTGAACCAAGGCGAAATCTGTACCTGTCCCTCGCGCATGCTCGTGCACGAAGACATCTACGACGAGTTTATGGAGCGCGTCATTGCCCGCGTGAAAGCCATTAAGCTCGGCAACCCGTTAGATATGGAAACCATGATGGGCGCCCAGGCCAGCAACGACCAGTTCGAGAAAATCCTGAGCTACCTGGAAATCGGTAAGGCCGAAGGAGCCGAAGTACTGTGTGGTGGCGACGCTTACCACCAGGAAGACGGGGCCTTGGCCGAAGGCTACTACATCCAGCCTACCGTGTTCCGGGGCCACAACAAGATGCGCATCTTCCAGGAGGAAATCTTCGGCCCAGTAGTGTCCGTGACGACCTTCAAAACCATGGAAGAAGCTATTGAAATTGCCAACGACACGCTCTACGGCCTCGGCGCCGGCGTCTGGACTCGCGACGCGCACGAGCTTTACACCGTGCCCCGCGCCATTCAAGCCGGCCGCGTGTGGGTCAACTGCTACCACGACTACCCCGCCGGAGCACCTTTTGGCGGCTATAAGGCATCGGGTTTCGGCCGCGAAAACCACAAGATGATGCTGGCCCACTACCGGCAGAACAAGAACATGCTCATCAGCTACAGCCAGAAGCCGCTGGGCTTCTTTTAACAGGAAAGTTTTCCATCTGTCATTGCGAGGAAGCATGACGAAGCAATCCGTCCTCTGCTCGTGACCAATGACCTTCTACCAGAAAACCCTTTCTCGTTGCACGCGGGAAAGGGCTTTCTGGTAGAAGAAAGCTTTCTACATTTCAGAGGACGGATTGCTTCGGCTCTGCCTCGCAATGACAAATGTGTATTCCCATGTCTCAGCCCCAACTCCCGCGTACTTGTTACACCCGCCGCCGAAGCTGTCATTGACCTGCTGCGCGAGGAGCATGGCCCGCTGATGTTTCACCAGAGTGGCGGCTGCTGCGACGGGTCTTCGCCCATGTGCTTTGCCAAGGGTGAGTTTCGCGTGGGCACCAACGACGTGTGGCTGGGCCAGATTCACGGCTGTGACTTTTTCATGAGCGCTTCGCAGTTTGAGTACTGGAAACACACCCAACTCACGGTAGACGTAGTGAAGGGCCGGGGCGCGAGCTTCTCTCTGGAAATCCCACTGGGCGTCCGGTTTCTGATTCGTTCCCGCCTGTTTACTCAGGAAGAAGAGCAGGACATGGCCGTGGTCTACCATGGAGAAGAATATCTGACGCGGCCCACGGAAGTGTAAGCAAGCTTGTGCCAAAAACAGAAAAGCCCCGACAAATCCTGCCGGGGCTTTTTCCGTCTTATATAGTAGGGGTTCTACCGTACCCGCACCGGCAAGCCTTCGAGCTGGGCGTAGCTAAGCTTCCAGGCACCTTTGGGGTTCTTTTTCCAAAGCAGGATAAAGTTGCCTTCGCCAATGCCCATCGGTGTGCCGGGCGTAGTCGGAATTACGTCGACCTGGTAAGTGCCGCCTTCGTAGGCCGTCTGCGCGTCGGTGCCGGAAGAGGCAACGTTGAGGCGCAGGTTGGAAATCGTGCCCATTGTTTCGCGCACCCAGCGGTTCGATACTTCCGATTTGCCCTGGAAGTGGGTTTCACCCTGCAGGAAGTGTACGTCGTCGGCGAACAGGGTGTCGAGCTGAATGGCGTTTTTGCTGTTCCAGGCGCTGATAAACTGCTGGTTGAGCGCCTGGGCTGTTACCGTGGTGGCGGGCGTTTCCGCGGTTTTGGTGCAGGAAGAGGCCAGAACTACCGTCAAGGGCATCATCCAAAGAAGGGACTTCATAAAGTCTAAGGGTTTGGTGAGGGATGGAAACAATTTCGCCGACTCCGGCACAGGGGCTGGAGTCGGCGAAACTAAGCAAAGTCCGGACTTACCAGCTCTTGCGACGAACTTCCGAGGTCGAGTAGGCCTTGTTACGGTCACCGTAC belongs to Hymenobacter cellulosilyticus and includes:
- a CDS encoding aldehyde dehydrogenase family protein is translated as METLEKPVTLVDRPQFKSHYDNFIGGKWVAPVKGQYFENPSPIDGKAFCKVARSSKEDIELALDAAHEAFKTWGKTSATERSNILNKIANRIEENLAFLAAVETVENGKAIRETTYADLPLVIDHFRYFASVIRAEEGNVTELNSTTVSMNINEPLGVIGQIIPWNFPLLMATWKLAPALAAGCTVVMKPAEQTPASIMVLMELLQDLLPAGVVNVVNGFGLEAGKPLASSPRIQKASFTGETTTGRLIMQYAAENLIPVTMELGGKSPNVFFKSVMDADDDFLDKAIEGAVMFALNQGEICTCPSRMLVHEDIYDEFMERVIARVKAIKLGNPLDMETMMGAQASNDQFEKILSYLEIGKAEGAEVLCGGDAYHQEDGALAEGYYIQPTVFRGHNKMRIFQEEIFGPVVSVTTFKTMEEAIEIANDTLYGLGAGVWTRDAHELYTVPRAIQAGRVWVNCYHDYPAGAPFGGYKASGFGRENHKMMLAHYRQNKNMLISYSQKPLGFF
- a CDS encoding DUF779 domain-containing protein yields the protein MPRNDKCVFPCLSPNSRVLVTPAAEAVIDLLREEHGPLMFHQSGGCCDGSSPMCFAKGEFRVGTNDVWLGQIHGCDFFMSASQFEYWKHTQLTVDVVKGRGASFSLEIPLGVRFLIRSRLFTQEEEQDMAVVYHGEEYLTRPTEV
- a CDS encoding YybH family protein: MKSLLWMMPLTVVLASSCTKTAETPATTVTAQALNQQFISAWNSKNAIQLDTLFADDVHFLQGETHFQGKSEVSNRWVRETMGTISNLRLNVASSGTDAQTAYEGGTYQVDVIPTTPGTPMGIGEGNFILLWKKNPKGAWKLSYAQLEGLPVRVR